In Melospiza melodia melodia isolate bMelMel2 unplaced genomic scaffold, bMelMel2.pri scaffold_18, whole genome shotgun sequence, the following are encoded in one genomic region:
- the LOC134433310 gene encoding zinc finger protein 883-like isoform X4, whose translation MPRDTEAEQELSMESREDKCPRQNLVEEAVLSGSTAQEANREEKARRCRTRRGCKRSWRRSERERASLGREGGRRWSQSSELVLHEQLHDGEKPHTCLECVKSFSWSSSLILHQKTHTGERPYECGECGLSFRRRSHLIRHQVIHTREKPYECGQCGKSFSRSSSLIEHQRTHTGERPYECAECGRRFSHYSALIVHLKIHTGERPYECSKCGKRFKTSSYLLLHYRIHTDERPFQCPECGKGFRDNSTLIQHQRIHTTERPHECEECGKSFRRSSHLISHQMIHNGERPYECSECGKSFSRSSSLIQHRNIHTGERPYKCGQCGKSFSHHSTLVRHHMIHTGERPYECSECGKGFTSSSHLFLHYWIHTEERPFCCPDCGKGFMQNSHLIIHQRIHTGEKPYECPQCGKSFSSSSQLTQHQRRHRAGAEHGEQGGQMPAAEPGGRGRFERLHGTGSQRGGEALEMPHEEGLQTQLAGI comes from the exons atgccccgggacactgaggcag agcaggagctgagcatggagagcagggaggacaaatgcccgcggcagaacctggtggaagaggccgttttgagcggctccacggcgcaggaagccaacagggaggaaaaggcccggagatgccgcacgaggaggggctgcaaacgcagctggcggcGATCTGAgcgggaaagagccagcctgggccgggaaggtggccggaggtggagccagagctcggagctagtgctccatgagcagctccatgatggggagaagccccacacatgcttggagtgtgtgaagagcttcagctggagctccagcctgatcctgcaccagaagacccacactggtgaacggccctatgagtgtggagAGTGTGGGCTGAGCTTCAGACGGCGCTctcacctgatcaggcaccaggtgatccacaccagggagaagccctacgagtgtgggcaatgtgggaagagcttcagcaggagctccagcctcatcgagcaccagaggacccacactggagagaggccgtACGAGTGTGCGGAGTGTGGAAGGAGGTTCAGCCACTATTCTGCCCTGATTGTGCACCTaaagatccacactggggagaggccctacgagtgttccaagtgtggcaAGAGGTTTAAGACCAGCTCCTATCTCCTcctgcactatcggattcacacggatgagaggcccttccaatgccctgagtgcgggaagggattcagggacaactccaccctGATCCAGCATCAACGCATCCACACCACGGAGAGACCCCatgagtgtgaggagtgtgggaagagcttcagaaggagctcccacctgatcagccaccagatgatccacaatggggagaggccctacgagtgttctgagtgtgggaagagcttcagccgcaGCTCCAGCCTGATCCAGCACCggaacatccacactggggagagaccctACAAGTGTGGccagtgcgggaagagcttcagccaccaTTCCACCCTGGTCAGGCACCACAtgattcacactggggagaggccttacgagTGTtccgagtgtgggaagggctttacGAGCAGCTCCCATCTATTCCTGCACTattggattcacacagaggagaggcccttctgctgccccgaCTGTGGAAAGGGATTCATGcagaactcccacctcatcatccatcagcgcatccacactggggagaagccctacgagtgtccccagtgtgggaagagcttctccagcagctctcaattgacgcaacaccaacggaggcaccg agcaggagctgagcatggagagcagggaggacaaatgcccgcggcagaacctggtggaagaggccgttttgagcggctccacggcacaggaagccaacggggaggagaagccctggagatgccgcacgaggaggggctacaaacgcagctggcggggatctga
- the LOC134433310 gene encoding zinc finger protein 883-like isoform X3, with amino-acid sequence MEPGQDFPLPTPGKAARKRKMPRDTEAEQELSMESREDKCPRQNLVEEAVLSGSTAQEANREEKARRCRTRRGCKRSWRRSERERASLGREGGRRWSQSSELVLHEQLHDGEKPHTCLECVKSFSWSSSLILHQKTHTGERPYECGECGLSFRRRSHLIRHQVIHTREKPYECGQCGKSFSRSSSLIEHQRTHTGERPYECAECGRRFSHYSALIVHLKIHTGERPYECSKCGKRFKTSSYLLLHYRIHTDERPFQCPECGKGFRDNSTLIQHQRIHTTERPHECEECGKSFRRSSHLISHQMIHNGERPYECSECGKSFSRSSSLIQHRNIHTGERPYKCGQCGKSFSHHSTLVRHHMIHTGERPYECSECGKGFTSSSHLFLHYWIHTEERPFCCPDCGKGFMQNSHLIIHQRIHTGEKPYECPQCGKSFSSSSQLTQHQRRHRAGAEHGEQGGQMPAAEPGGRGRFERLHGTGSQRGGEALEMPHEEGLQTQLAGI; translated from the exons gatttcccattgccaaccccagggaaggctgcaaggaagaggaagatgccccgggacactgaggcag agcaggagctgagcatggagagcagggaggacaaatgcccgcggcagaacctggtggaagaggccgttttgagcggctccacggcgcaggaagccaacagggaggaaaaggcccggagatgccgcacgaggaggggctgcaaacgcagctggcggcGATCTGAgcgggaaagagccagcctgggccgggaaggtggccggaggtggagccagagctcggagctagtgctccatgagcagctccatgatggggagaagccccacacatgcttggagtgtgtgaagagcttcagctggagctccagcctgatcctgcaccagaagacccacactggtgaacggccctatgagtgtggagAGTGTGGGCTGAGCTTCAGACGGCGCTctcacctgatcaggcaccaggtgatccacaccagggagaagccctacgagtgtgggcaatgtgggaagagcttcagcaggagctccagcctcatcgagcaccagaggacccacactggagagaggccgtACGAGTGTGCGGAGTGTGGAAGGAGGTTCAGCCACTATTCTGCCCTGATTGTGCACCTaaagatccacactggggagaggccctacgagtgttccaagtgtggcaAGAGGTTTAAGACCAGCTCCTATCTCCTcctgcactatcggattcacacggatgagaggcccttccaatgccctgagtgcgggaagggattcagggacaactccaccctGATCCAGCATCAACGCATCCACACCACGGAGAGACCCCatgagtgtgaggagtgtgggaagagcttcagaaggagctcccacctgatcagccaccagatgatccacaatggggagaggccctacgagtgttctgagtgtgggaagagcttcagccgcaGCTCCAGCCTGATCCAGCACCggaacatccacactggggagagaccctACAAGTGTGGccagtgcgggaagagcttcagccaccaTTCCACCCTGGTCAGGCACCACAtgattcacactggggagaggccttacgagTGTtccgagtgtgggaagggctttacGAGCAGCTCCCATCTATTCCTGCACTattggattcacacagaggagaggcccttctgctgccccgaCTGTGGAAAGGGATTCATGcagaactcccacctcatcatccatcagcgcatccacactggggagaagccctacgagtgtccccagtgtgggaagagcttctccagcagctctcaattgacgcaacaccaacggaggcaccg agcaggagctgagcatggagagcagggaggacaaatgcccgcggcagaacctggtggaagaggccgttttgagcggctccacggcacaggaagccaacggggaggagaagccctggagatgccgcacgaggaggggctacaaacgcagctggcggggatctga